The Pseudomonadota bacterium nucleotide sequence GTCGAATGTGTCGCCAGCGGCTGGTTTGATCGGCTGGAGAAGCCAATCGTGGCAGCGTTTGTGGCGCGCGGTCAGACCACCACGTTCCGCGACGATCTCATAGACGGATTCGACCGCGTCGTTTTCATAGCGGCCTTCGAAACCGGTCAACGTCGCATCGTCGACGATGGCCGTCTCGTACTTTGTGGCGGTGCTGATCGGGCTGTGCATATGCACACAAGCGCCGTCAGATGTCGCCATTGAAAAGTGCGTCACGGCGTTATCGCTGTTGCGATGGAACGTCGCGGTGTCGCCAGAGTGCGGTTCGCGATAAACGTCATCGCCGCAAGCTTCAAAGCGCCGGCCCCAGAGCCAGATGTCGACATAGAGGTCAGGACCAGAGCATGCGACAAAAGCCGACAAGCCGGTGACCGTGACGTAGCGACCGGCCAGGTCCTGATGGTCGTGGTCTTCTGTCGGATGCGGGACGGCTCTCTCACCGACGGGCTGACGGGTCGACGTGTCGCCGAGCAAAGCATCGATCGCCCGGGTCGCCAGGCGCCAAGGCTGATAGGGCCGGACATTGCCCAGCACGACGACGCCGACTTTCTCGTCGGGCAGCCAGATGACAAAGGACTGAAATCCTTCGGCCAAACCACCGTGCTGGAACGCACGAAGGCCGCGATAGCGTTGGATCATCCAGCCGCCGGCATAACGCAGTTCCTGGCCGTCATCGAGGTGGCCGGCGCTGAAGAACTGGTCATGGAGCGCGGCAATCCCGACGTCCCTGGTGGCGAGATTGCACAGCCAACCGGTCATATCGTCGACGTTGGCCAGCATACCGCCGTCGCCCCAGACATCGCTGACGCATGTTGCCCGATAGAGCCGGCCATCATCGCCGTCGAGATAACCCTGTGCCTGGTTTGGAAAGAACGCGAAGGGATCCATGGGGAATGACGCCCCCTTCATGCCAAGCGGATCGAAGACCCGTTCCGCCAAGAACGCAGGCAATGATGTGCCGGTCACCTTTTGGATGATCCAGGCGAGCAGCACGTAGCCGGTGTTGCTGTAGCTGTGCATGGTCCCGGCCGGGAACATCGTTTCGTCGAGTGCGGCGAGCGTGCGAAACACGCGTTTGTCGGGCGTGTAGTCGCATGTCGGCCCGGCAAGCCCCAACACGGCCATGCGATCCGAAAGGCCAGTCGTGTGATAGAGGCAATGACGGATACGAACAGGCGTATCGTAGGCGGGTAAGCCGGTGATGTACGAACGCACATCGTCGTTCAGATCCAGCCGCCCTTCCTGAACCAGCATCAGCGTTGCAAACGCCGTGAACTGTTTGGTGATCGAGCCGATCTCGAACCGCGTCGATGGCGTTATTGGAAGATTGTGTTCGACATTGGCGAGGCCGAACGTGCGCGCATAAACGGTTTGGCTTCCGCACACCAGACCGGCGGCGATACCGGGCCTGCACGGCGTATCCCAGTCGGCAAAGACGTCATCAAGGGCGGCGATGGTTTGTGGTCGCAAGGGCATCGCAAATGCTCCGAAGTCCGGGCGGTTGGCCGGCAAGCCAACCACGTCCAAGGGAACTCAGTCGCCAGGCGATTGACGGATTGGGGTCTGAACGACCCCGGCATTCAGCGATTCTTGATCATTGGCCTCACTGCCATTTTTGGGCGCGCGCATCCGGGTCGCGAGCCGCGGCATCTTACGCCTGCGCGATCGAAGGTAAAGACCTGGCCGACGCCTAAGGCGATGCTGGAGCGAGCTCGCGAGTGTTGACCGCCAGGCCCATACCAGGAGCGTCAATTGGGAGC carries:
- a CDS encoding serine hydrolase domain-containing protein; the protein is MPLRPQTIAALDDVFADWDTPCRPGIAAGLVCGSQTVYARTFGLANVEHNLPITPSTRFEIGSITKQFTAFATLMLVQEGRLDLNDDVRSYITGLPAYDTPVRIRHCLYHTTGLSDRMAVLGLAGPTCDYTPDKRVFRTLAALDETMFPAGTMHSYSNTGYVLLAWIIQKVTGTSLPAFLAERVFDPLGMKGASFPMDPFAFFPNQAQGYLDGDDGRLYRATCVSDVWGDGGMLANVDDMTGWLCNLATRDVGIAALHDQFFSAGHLDDGQELRYAGGWMIQRYRGLRAFQHGGLAEGFQSFVIWLPDEKVGVVVLGNVRPYQPWRLATRAIDALLGDTSTRQPVGERAVPHPTEDHDHQDLAGRYVTVTGLSAFVACSGPDLYVDIWLWGRRFEACGDDVYREPHSGDTATFHRNSDNAVTHFSMATSDGACVHMHSPISTATKYETAIVDDATLTGFEGRYENDAVESVYEIVAERGGLTARHKRCHDWLLQPIKPAAGDTFDGAFAQDGMWPGIVTFERRADGEATGFRVRGSGINLLFRRRLPTAKAR